One Phaseolus vulgaris cultivar G19833 chromosome 2, P. vulgaris v2.0, whole genome shotgun sequence DNA window includes the following coding sequences:
- the LOC137810791 gene encoding single-stranded DNA-binding protein WHY1, chloroplastic-like isoform X1 — translation MSRVLRSLLTLKHLSLPFRSFVPPKFIVPLNRNFSFIFPTSLSVRCNHSNLVEPFPPLPQNPPVTKFPLRVYADYSVYTSKGVLTLAPKPPGFESKASGAFGVSREGYMLLQFAPSVGTEESIYDWNQKQVFSLSVSEMGTVISLGEKDSWEFSRKSAKPNSNGIEVRKVLKVEPLVDATGHSFSLSVYKKPATMEEIEENIYLPVTRAHLAVLRSIFNYIMPYLLGWNAFASTVKPEVYSQVNSANPRYSANNERKR, via the exons ATGTCTCGGGTTCTTCGCTCCCTTTTAACCTTAAAGCATCTCTCACTACCGTTCCGCTCTTTTGTTCCTCCCAAGTTCATTGTTCCTTTGAACCGGaacttttctttcattttcccAACATCACTCTCTGTCAGATGCAACCACTCCAATCTCGTTGAACCATTCCCACCACTGCCACAAAATCCTCCAG TTACAAAATTTCCGCTAAGGGTGTACGCAGATTACTCCGTTTACACATCGAAGGGTGTTCTCACCTTGGCTCCTAAACCTCCGGGATTTGAATCAAAAGCC TCTGGGGCGTTTGGGGTGTCTAGGGAAGGTTATATGTTGCTCCAGTTTGCTCCTTCGGTTGGTACTGAAGAATCCATATATGATTGGAACCAAAAGCAG GTATTCTCACTTTCCGTTAGTGAAATGGGAACTGTAATTAGCCTTGGTGAAAAGGATTCTTGGGAATTTTCTCGTAAGAGTGCTAAGCCAAATAG CAATGGAATTGAAGTCAGAAAAGTTTTGAAGGTGGAGCCACTTGTGGATGCTACTGGTCACTCATTTAGCTTAA GTGTTTATAAAAAACCTGCGACCATGGAGGAAATTGAGGAAAACATCTATCTCCCTGTTACAAGGGCACATCTAGCagttttaaggtcaattttcaAT TATATCATGCCGTACCTTCTAGGTTGGAATGCCTTTGCAAGCACCGTAAAGCCAGAGGTATATAGTCAAGTAAACAGTGCCAACCCCAGATACAGTGCAAACAATGAACGGAAAAGATAG
- the LOC137810791 gene encoding single-stranded DNA-binding protein WHY1, chloroplastic-like isoform X2, protein MSRVLRSLLTLKHLSLPFRSFVPPKFIVPLNRNFSFIFPTSLSVRCNHSNLVEPFPPLPQNPPVTKFPLRVYADYSVYTSKGVLTLAPKPPGFESKASGAFGVSREGYMLLQFAPSVGTEESIYDWNQKQVFSLSVSEMGTVISLGEKDSWEFSRKSAKPNSNGIEVRKVLKVEPLVDATGHSFSLSVYKKPATMEEIEENIYLPVTRAHLAVLSISCRTF, encoded by the exons ATGTCTCGGGTTCTTCGCTCCCTTTTAACCTTAAAGCATCTCTCACTACCGTTCCGCTCTTTTGTTCCTCCCAAGTTCATTGTTCCTTTGAACCGGaacttttctttcattttcccAACATCACTCTCTGTCAGATGCAACCACTCCAATCTCGTTGAACCATTCCCACCACTGCCACAAAATCCTCCAG TTACAAAATTTCCGCTAAGGGTGTACGCAGATTACTCCGTTTACACATCGAAGGGTGTTCTCACCTTGGCTCCTAAACCTCCGGGATTTGAATCAAAAGCC TCTGGGGCGTTTGGGGTGTCTAGGGAAGGTTATATGTTGCTCCAGTTTGCTCCTTCGGTTGGTACTGAAGAATCCATATATGATTGGAACCAAAAGCAG GTATTCTCACTTTCCGTTAGTGAAATGGGAACTGTAATTAGCCTTGGTGAAAAGGATTCTTGGGAATTTTCTCGTAAGAGTGCTAAGCCAAATAG CAATGGAATTGAAGTCAGAAAAGTTTTGAAGGTGGAGCCACTTGTGGATGCTACTGGTCACTCATTTAGCTTAA GTGTTTATAAAAAACCTGCGACCATGGAGGAAATTGAGGAAAACATCTATCTCCCTGTTACAAGGGCACATCTAGCagttttaag TATATCATGCCGTACCTTCTAG